The Budorcas taxicolor isolate Tak-1 chromosome 18, Takin1.1, whole genome shotgun sequence genome window below encodes:
- the GARIN5B gene encoding Golgi-associated RAB2 interactor protein 5B, with amino-acid sequence MNRLRNRRRPEPLRGPPQWVPTLGELQKTLQQGEHLPLRPLPMFESNFIQVTNRGAPVYVHHRTNRVTMGVAASLPGLVLPDMLLMAQPPEDRECSNLVLTRMIPLDLAHLYVHDLSAWRLKLRLVTGRYYYLELDAPDSEVGFLFDRWIRLISQLQQPATSWAPRTLHTPPTGLSHLGPPASTWRLQVPSHHRHSVTTAEPTFPYKILTAQRQKAKTLKRKFKSQAVGDSLPLLWSQLEHVDARKKSTEKKPQPDLPSGRPKTETQVSEKPSITIRTIFSIISNTTDHMESSPKAVVYPRLGRRLRQRRRGRGPGPRGLREEGPGGLDPRGCSDSVGGTCLAGLLETPLHCISEHSPETPLLGTCDHLDMCAWQQHMDNLMDPETSTMSSCSICPAAYTPNFPSFNEKARPLPPTWKPLAVPTARHKAPFILDQSKRVSAMPAPLQMSTAPGPSQKATAYSPAPKKAPFQKPPHVPTIPQKASAVPGPSQKPRHAPAIPQKAPVMVAPSQRAPGTLGVSPKAVSHPAPNRKSVFLPAPSQKGLTSPTQHRMTLGPDSVSVVPSRSHGGDMLAKRKPEEKPEPVKLMGTKEKNVVDTRTQKTTVEVPFTTTEKKSEEVLIRRAQEIAMNGLKGKGKLEDRVHTMKEEIALDMPGFKSKEVGQQKKWVKTKKLAIQEAPQEQTRPFSVEGLTLAKLMIIAGSKDPTLRSGLVDLPSWLSTSQGCDLSTMGRVLLSPTHLSMLEETLVGVREQPQLGVRVEEIPQDSKGPSNVSSHPRRAASSPKMNVASQTPIPLPSTRWEDIPESPTSLTPISKMEARVSQQPRRVSQEPERGPDQGPVATVGSNLEILLPTLLEIESMEDEASKVEKIKDELGAFAPSPSVQEPGPYPGSFLFLTGPQVLCTSTGAAGGGGGGRPHRPQSGVLQRFLQRSGSHWLGLRGAQPIGPEG; translated from the exons ATGAACCGGCTCCGGAACAGGAGGCGTCCGGAGCCACTCCGGGGCCCCCCGCAGTGGGTCCCCACTCTGGGCGAGCTGCAGAAGACCCTCCAGCAGGGGGAGCACTTGCCCCTCCGCCCGCTGCCCATGTTCGAGAGTAACTTCATCCAG GTGACCAATCGAGGGGCCCCGGTGTACGTGCACCACAGGACCAACCGAGTGACGATGGGCGTGGCCGCCTCCCTGCCAGGCTTGGTGCTGCCGGACATGCTGCTGATGGCCCAGCCCCCAGAGGACAGGGAGTGCTCCAACCTCGTCCTCACCAG GATGATCCCGCTGGACCTGGCCCACCTCTACGTCCACGACCTGTCCGCCTGGCGCCTGAAGCTGCGCCTGGTCACAGGCCGCTACTACTACCTGGAGCTGGACGCCCCCGACAGCGAGGTCGGCTTCCTGTTCGACCGCTGGATACGCTTGATCAGCCAGCTCCAGCAGCCCGCCACTTCCTGGGCCCCTAGGACCCTGCACACGCCCCCCACGGGCCTCTCCCACCTAGGGCCTCCTGCCTCCACCTGGCGCCTCCAG GTCCCGTCCCACCACAGACATTCAG TCACGACTGCCGAGCCCACCTTTCCTTACAAGATTCTGACAGCTCAGAGACAGAAGGCCAAG ACCCTCAAGCGCAAATTCAAGTCTCAGGCCGTGGGCGACTCTCTGCCTCTCCTGTGGTCCCAGCTGGAGCACGTGGACGCCAGGAAGAAATCCACGGAAAAGAA GCCCCAACCCGATCTCCCCTCTGGCAGACCGAAGACTGAAACCCAAGTTTCTG agaagcccagcaTCACCATTCGGAccatcttcagcatcatttccaacACAACAGACCACATGGAGTCTTCTCCCAAGGCAGTTGTATATCCACGGCTGGGGCGACGCTTGAGACAGCgcaggaggggcagggggccTGGACCTCggggtctgagggaggaggggccggGGGGCCTGGACCCCCGG GGTTGCTCTGACTCTGTAGGCGGCACGTGCCTGGCAGGCTTACTGGAGACCCCTTTACACTGTATCTCGGAGCACAGCCCTGAAACGCCCCTTCTGGGCACATGTGACCACCTGGATATGTGTGCGTGGCAGCAGCACATGGACAACCTGATGGACCCTGAGACCAGCACCATGTCCAGCTGCTCCATCTGCCCGGCCGCCTACACTCCCAACTTCCCCAGTTTCAACGAGAAGGCCAGGCCTCTGCCACCCACCTGGAAGCCCCTAGCTGTGCCCACTGCCCGTCATAAGGCTCCATTCATCCTTGACCAGTCCAAGAGGGTCTCAGCCATGCCTGCTCCACTGCAGATGTCCACTGCACCCGGCCCCTCCCAGAAGGCCACAGCTTATTCTCCTGCTCCCAAAAAGGCCCCATTTCAGAAGCCCCCTCATGTACCAACCATTCCCCAAAAGGCCTCAGCTGTGCCTGGCCCATCTCAGAAACCCCGTCATGCACCAGCCATCCCCCAGAAGGCCCCAGTCATGGTTGCGCCATCTCAGAGGGCCCCAGGAACACTTGGTGTTTCCCCAAAGGCTGTTTCCCACCCTGCTCCCAACAGGAAATCTGTGTTCCTACCTGCCCCTTCCCAGAAGGGTCTGACCTCACCCACCCAACACCGCATGACACTGGGCCCTGACAGCGTCAGCGTGGTGCCCTCCAGAAGCCACGGAGGGGATATGCTTGCGAAGAGGAAGCCTGAAGAGAAGCCAGAGCCGGTGAAGTTAATGGGCACCAAGGAGAAGAACGTGGTAGACACGAGAACTCAGAAAACAACCGTGGAGGTGCCTTTCACCACCACCGAGAAGAAGTCAGAGGAAGTCCTGATCCGCAGGGCCCAGGAGATCGCCATGAACGGCTTGAAGGGCAAGGGCAAGCTGGAGGACAGGGTCCATACGATGAAGGAGGAGATTGCTTTGGACATGCCAGGCTTCAAATCCAAGGAGGTGGGGCAGCAGAAGAAGTGGGTCAAGACCAAGAAACTGGCCATCCAAGAAGCCCCCCAGGAGCAGACCAGGCCCTTCTCCGTGGAAGGGCTCACCCTTGCCAAGCTGATGATCATCGCCGGCTCCAAGGACCCCACCTTGAGGTCAGGTCTAGTCGACCTGCCCTCCTGGCTCTCAACTTCGCAGGGGTGTGACTTGTCCACGATGGGCAGAGTACTCCTCAGCCCCACCCATTTGTCCATGCTGGAGGAGACGCTGGTGGGGGTCAGGGAGCAGCCGCAGTTGGGGGTCAGGGTGGAGGAGATTCCCCAGGACTCAAAGGGACCTTCCAACGTGTCCTCTCACCCCAGGCGTGCGGCCAGCAGCCCCAAGATGAATGTTGCCTCTCAGACTCCCATCCCTCTGCCCTCCACGAGATGGGAGGACATACCCGAGTCGCCCACCTCGCTGACCCCCATCTCAAAGATGGAGGCCAGGGTCTCCCAGCAGCCCAGGAGAGTGTCTCAAGAGCCTGAGAGGGGGCCAGACCAGGGCCCTGTGGCCACAGTGGGGTCGAACCTGGAGATCCTCCTGCCCACCCTCTTGGAAATCGAGAGTATGGAGGATGAGGCCTCCAAGGTGGAGAAGATAAAGGACGAGCTGGGCGCCTTTGCTCCTTCGCCCAG CGTCCAGGAGCCCGGCCCTTACCCtggctctttcctcttcctcacaGGCCCCCAGGTGCTGTGCACCTCTACT ggggcggcgggcggcggaggCGGGGGTCGTCCGCACCGACCCCAGTCCGGCGTCCTGCAACGTTTCCTGCAGCGCAGCGGCTCCCATTGGCTGGGGCTCCGGGGGGCCCAGCCAATCGGGCCCGAGGGGTAG
- the LOC128063570 gene encoding cytochrome c oxidase subunit 6B2 produces MLGAECPKPCKGKWPTPPFDPRFPNQNQTRNCYQNFLDYHRCIKTMNRRGKSTQPCEYYFRVYHSLCPISWVQRWKEQIKDGTFAGKI; encoded by the exons ATGCTGGGTGCTGAGTGCCCAAAGCCCTGCAAGGGGAAATGGCCAACGCCGCCTTTCGACCCGCGCTTCCCCAACCAGAACCAGACCCGCAACTGCTACCAGAACTTCCTGG ACTACCATCGCTGCATCAAGACCATGAACCGCCGCGGGAAGAGCACACAGCCCTGCGAGTACTACTTCCGCGTGTACCACTCGCTGTGCCCCATCAGCTGG gtgCAGCGCTGGAAAGAGCAGATCAAGGACGGAACTTTCGCTGGGAAAATCTAA
- the IL11 gene encoding interleukin-11: MNSVCCLVLAALSLWPDRAAAPGPPPAPPRASPDPRAELDSAVLLTRSLLADTRQLAAQLRDKFPADGDHSLDSLPTLAMSAGALGALQLPGVLTRLRADLFSYLRHVQWLRRSGGPSLRTLEPELGTLQARLDRLLRRLQLLMSRLALPQAPPDPPAPPLAPPASAWGGIRAAHAILGGLQLTLDWAVRGLLLLKTRL; encoded by the exons ATGAACA GTGTTTGCTGCCTGGTCCTGGCCGCCCTAAGCCTGTGGCCCGATAGAGCTGCTGCCCCGGGGCCGCCGCCCGCCCCGCCGCGGGCCTCCCCGGACCCTCGCGCTGAGCTGGACAGCGCTGTCCTCCTGACCCGCTCCCTCCTGGCGGACACTCGGCAGCTGGCCGCACAGCTG AGAGACAAATTCCCAGCTGACGGAGACCACAGCCTGGATTCGCTCCCCACCTTGGCCATGAGTGCGGGGGCGCTGGGAGCGCTGCAG CTCCCAGGAGTATTGACACGGCTGCGGGCAGACCTGTTCTCCTACCTGAGGCATGTGCAGTGGCTGCGACGCTCAGGAGGCCCTTCCCTGCggaccctggagcctgagctggGCACCCTGCAGGCCCGGCTGGACCGGCTGCTGCGCCGGCTGCAGCTCCTG ATGTCCCGCCTGGCCCTGCCCCAGGCGCCCCCAGACCCTCCGGCACCCCCCCTTGCGCCCCCGGCCTCAGCCTGGGGGGGCATCCGGGCAGCCCACGCCATCCTGGGGGGGCTGCAGCTGACGCTCGACTGGGCCGTGcggggcctgctgctgctgaaaACTCGGCTGTGA